In Sphingomonas sp. G-3-2-10, a single window of DNA contains:
- a CDS encoding class I adenylate-forming enzyme family protein: MASLQQRSIEALARDPALPAIEFEQRWFDWGDVRRVASGVQAALTASGVGPRAPVAFVPRNRPESIAALLALTAQGRTIRMVYAFQSPAGIAASIARCEPGAVIAHAEDFTPEVRAILAREGIAAVALDAMDATLLAGAGAAGGRIGPDEPRIEILTSGTTGPPKQFPISYRLLEQHFLSTALTARQGDAPETLPPFLLFFPLGNITGIYSTLPMLIRGQRVALLERFSIAAWHDHVLRWRPAHSGLPPSCVQQVLDAEIPREDLASIRYLGTGAAALDPAVQRAFEARYDIPILLSYGATEFAGPVAAMTPELHAEWGEAKLGSVGRAMPGAQLRVVDPDSGAELPPGSEGLLEVVSPRIGPDWIRTSDIALIDADGFLFHRGRADGAIVRGGFKILPETIERALALHPAVAEVSVVGVPDRRLGEVPAAAIRLRPGAPEPSVESLENHVRNHVLATHVPVLWRFCDALPRTPSLKLDRMAVREFFQSDQ, encoded by the coding sequence ATGGCCAGCCTGCAACAGCGCAGCATCGAAGCACTGGCCCGAGATCCGGCGTTGCCCGCGATCGAATTCGAGCAACGCTGGTTCGACTGGGGCGATGTCCGTCGCGTCGCGAGCGGCGTGCAGGCGGCGCTGACGGCAAGCGGCGTGGGTCCGCGCGCGCCCGTGGCATTCGTGCCCCGCAATCGGCCGGAATCGATCGCCGCGCTGCTGGCGCTGACCGCGCAGGGGCGGACGATCCGCATGGTCTATGCCTTTCAGTCCCCCGCCGGGATCGCCGCGAGCATCGCGCGATGCGAGCCCGGCGCGGTGATCGCCCATGCCGAAGACTTCACGCCCGAAGTAAGGGCGATTCTGGCGCGCGAAGGGATCGCGGCAGTGGCGCTGGATGCGATGGACGCGACGCTGCTGGCCGGAGCCGGCGCGGCGGGTGGCCGCATCGGTCCCGACGAGCCCCGGATCGAGATCCTCACCAGCGGCACGACCGGCCCGCCCAAGCAATTCCCGATCAGCTACCGGCTGCTGGAACAGCATTTCCTCTCCACCGCGCTGACCGCGCGGCAGGGCGACGCGCCGGAGACGCTGCCGCCGTTCCTGCTGTTCTTCCCGCTGGGGAACATCACCGGCATCTATTCGACACTGCCCATGCTGATCCGGGGGCAACGGGTGGCGCTGCTCGAACGCTTCTCGATCGCGGCATGGCATGACCATGTGCTGCGCTGGCGACCGGCGCATTCGGGGCTGCCGCCGTCGTGCGTGCAACAAGTGCTGGATGCGGAGATCCCGCGCGAGGACCTGGCGTCGATCCGCTATCTCGGCACCGGTGCTGCGGCGCTCGATCCCGCGGTACAGCGGGCGTTCGAGGCGCGCTATGACATTCCGATCCTGCTGTCCTATGGCGCCACCGAGTTCGCAGGTCCGGTCGCAGCGATGACGCCCGAGCTCCATGCCGAATGGGGTGAAGCCAAGCTGGGATCGGTCGGCCGCGCGATGCCCGGCGCGCAACTGCGCGTGGTCGATCCGGACAGCGGTGCGGAACTGCCACCGGGCAGCGAAGGACTGCTCGAAGTCGTCTCCCCCCGGATTGGACCGGACTGGATCCGCACTTCGGACATCGCACTGATCGATGCCGACGGCTTCCTGTTCCATCGCGGCCGGGCCGACGGCGCGATCGTGCGCGGCGGTTTCAAAATCCTGCCCGAGACGATCGAACGGGCGCTGGCGCTGCATCCCGCCGTGGCCGAAGTATCAGTGGTCGGCGTGCCCGACCGGCGGCTCGGCGAAGTGCCTGCTGCCGCGATTCGACTCAGGCCCGGCGCGCCCGAACCGAGTGTGGAATCGCTGGAGAATCACGTCCGGAATCACGTCCTCGCAACGCATGTTCCGGTGCTCTGGCGGTTCTGCGATGCCCTTCCCCGTACCCCTTCGCTCAAGCTCGATCGCATGGCGGTGCGCGAGTTTTTCCAATCGGATCAATGA
- a CDS encoding helix-turn-helix domain-containing protein, with protein sequence MAAIESNKARIAKRVIEVLEFFDDEHPQATVMDIVRRFDRPQSSTSELLSNLVGLGLLYKDRQTRSYSLTPRAAMLGGAVQPRMVRDGRLVGLIDRLSAQTGLGVAVFSMVGLKAQVCSWRTGTRKLRTANAMGLAGGQQEHLSDSAAGWLLLSTVQQPQRDGMLRRLNAEAAPERRFAFADMVTRVQQCRDTGNATGIAGFGSIADVTAVLLPGLPENQPLAVGFVYEPSDQIDAAALLRTLQDAVARSVSEEAPASAGVQSLFNAA encoded by the coding sequence GTGGCTGCCATCGAGTCGAACAAGGCGCGCATCGCAAAGCGCGTGATCGAGGTGCTTGAGTTTTTCGACGACGAGCATCCGCAGGCGACGGTGATGGACATCGTCCGCCGCTTCGATCGCCCGCAGTCGAGCACTTCGGAACTGCTTTCGAACCTGGTCGGCCTCGGCCTGCTCTACAAGGATCGTCAGACCCGTTCCTATTCGCTGACGCCCCGCGCGGCGATGCTGGGCGGCGCGGTACAGCCGCGCATGGTGCGCGACGGCCGCCTCGTCGGGCTGATCGACCGGCTCTCGGCACAGACCGGTTTGGGCGTGGCCGTGTTCAGCATGGTCGGGCTCAAGGCGCAGGTGTGCAGCTGGCGCACCGGCACCCGCAAGCTTCGCACGGCCAATGCGATGGGTCTTGCCGGCGGGCAGCAGGAGCATCTGTCGGACTCCGCTGCGGGCTGGCTCCTCCTCTCGACGGTTCAGCAGCCGCAGCGTGACGGGATGCTTCGCCGCCTGAACGCTGAAGCCGCGCCGGAACGCCGCTTCGCCTTCGCCGACATGGTGACCCGCGTGCAGCAGTGCCGCGACACGGGCAACGCGACGGGAATCGCCGGCTTCGGATCGATTGCCGATGTCACCGCCGTCCTCCTTCCCGGCCTGCCGGAGAACCAGCCGCTCGCGGTCGGCTTCGTCTATGAGCCTTCGGACCAGATCGATGCCGCCGCCCTGCTGCGCACCTTGCAGGATGCAGTCGCACGGTCGGTCAGCGAGGAAGCACCGGCTTCGGCGGGCGTGCAGTCGCTGTTCAACGCAGCCTGA
- a CDS encoding amidohydrolase family protein, producing the protein MADTKELASDARKYWSAEGYTPGGVLREVDYASQSGGLDPSLAGIKIVDTDTHFTEAPDLFTSRAPAALKHKMPYVKLDADGVERWYVGDRNFGSMGGNVIRNDNNKLLGRLAFPKLEQAHPGGHLVKPRLQAMDDMGVHAQICFQNSGVTQAGSLMSLGDPEVALAVIQIYNDASVEYQETSGQRIFNMAHLPYWDEAAMNKEARRCIDMGLKGFVLPDTPERVGVPSFNHDYWTPFLEMCDATGTPLNFHLNAAIDPNTLTWEGFAFEQTLSVVATMFSIGNAATLGNWIVSGRLDRHPGLKIGLIESGMGWVPFALEALEHQFNEMLPNKANGRLHKRPWEYFRDHFWVTYWFEKVGPKLLLETIGTDKVMFETDFPHPTSLYPGVQEHIVATLGDYDYGVKKQVLETNASKLYNLPF; encoded by the coding sequence ATGGCTGATACGAAAGAACTCGCGAGCGACGCGCGCAAATACTGGTCGGCCGAGGGATATACCCCCGGCGGCGTGCTGCGCGAAGTGGACTATGCTTCGCAATCGGGCGGGCTTGATCCCTCGCTGGCGGGCATCAAGATCGTCGATACCGACACTCATTTCACCGAAGCGCCCGATCTGTTCACGTCGCGCGCGCCGGCGGCGCTGAAGCACAAGATGCCCTATGTGAAGCTCGACGCCGATGGCGTGGAGCGCTGGTATGTCGGCGACCGCAATTTCGGGTCGATGGGCGGCAACGTCATCCGTAACGACAACAACAAGCTGCTCGGCCGCCTCGCCTTCCCCAAGCTGGAACAGGCGCATCCGGGCGGGCATCTGGTCAAGCCGCGGCTTCAGGCGATGGACGATATGGGCGTCCATGCGCAGATCTGCTTCCAGAATTCGGGCGTGACGCAGGCGGGTTCGCTGATGTCGCTGGGCGATCCCGAAGTCGCGCTTGCGGTGATCCAGATCTATAACGACGCCTCGGTCGAATATCAGGAAACGTCGGGCCAGCGCATCTTCAACATGGCGCATCTTCCCTATTGGGACGAAGCCGCGATGAACAAGGAAGCGCGGCGCTGCATCGACATGGGGCTGAAGGGCTTCGTGCTGCCCGACACGCCCGAGCGCGTCGGCGTGCCGTCGTTCAATCACGACTACTGGACGCCGTTCCTCGAGATGTGCGACGCCACCGGCACGCCGCTCAATTTCCACCTCAACGCCGCGATCGACCCCAACACGCTGACCTGGGAAGGCTTTGCCTTCGAACAGACGCTGTCGGTGGTCGCGACGATGTTCTCGATCGGCAATGCCGCAACGTTGGGCAACTGGATCGTCTCGGGCCGGCTCGACCGGCATCCGGGGCTCAAGATCGGCCTGATCGAAAGCGGCATGGGCTGGGTGCCCTTCGCGCTCGAAGCGCTGGAGCATCAGTTCAACGAAATGCTGCCGAACAAGGCCAACGGACGCCTGCACAAGCGCCCGTGGGAGTATTTCCGCGATCACTTCTGGGTAACCTACTGGTTCGAAAAGGTCGGCCCCAAGCTGCTGCTGGAGACGATCGGCACCGACAAGGTAATGTTCGAAACCGATTTCCCGCACCCGACTTCGCTCTATCCGGGCGTGCAGGAGCATATCGTCGCGACGCTGGGCGACTATGATTACGGCGTGAAGAAGCAGGTGCTCGAGACCAACGCTTCGAAGCTCTACAATCTGCCTTTCTGA
- a CDS encoding thiolase family protein gives MTEAYITGIGMSEVGVRLTRSALALTVDAVKEAIADAGLTLGQIDGVATYPGKMQSFLGFSPVSSDDLIETLGLKTRWHIGAAEATAQLGAIAEAAYAVKAGLARHVLCFRTVYEAAALARPEEYPPLERRKDVTGNSQWVSPFGAFSAANWTAQYATRHMKRYGLTREQLAQVALNDHANAALNPRALVKKPLTMDEYMSARMISTPFCLYDCDRFTDASTVVIVSAGDALDEVTATPIRIAASAGSVERYSWDQAEWAGAYPTGRDLWRNTDYTVKDVDTVQLYDGFAFQPITWLEGLGFCEVGEGGRFLEGGTRIARDGELPMNTGGGQLGWGRLHGFGFAYEAVVQLRGQGGARQIAGDPKVAVATSGGGPMAAALLLVRD, from the coding sequence ATGACCGAAGCCTATATCACCGGCATCGGCATGTCGGAGGTCGGCGTGCGGCTGACCCGATCGGCGCTCGCGCTCACCGTCGATGCCGTGAAAGAGGCAATCGCGGATGCCGGGCTGACGCTGGGGCAGATCGACGGCGTCGCGACCTATCCCGGCAAGATGCAGAGCTTTCTCGGCTTCTCCCCGGTCAGCTCGGACGATCTGATCGAGACGCTTGGGCTGAAGACACGCTGGCATATCGGCGCGGCCGAAGCGACCGCCCAGCTCGGCGCGATCGCCGAAGCCGCCTATGCGGTGAAGGCCGGACTTGCCCGCCACGTCCTGTGCTTCCGCACCGTGTATGAAGCCGCCGCGCTTGCCCGGCCCGAGGAATATCCGCCGCTCGAACGGCGCAAGGACGTGACCGGCAATTCGCAATGGGTGTCGCCCTTCGGCGCCTTCTCCGCAGCCAACTGGACCGCGCAATATGCGACGCGGCACATGAAGCGCTACGGCCTGACTCGCGAGCAGCTCGCGCAGGTCGCGCTCAACGATCACGCCAACGCTGCGCTCAATCCGCGCGCGCTGGTCAAGAAGCCGCTGACGATGGACGAGTATATGTCCGCGCGGATGATCTCGACGCCCTTCTGTCTCTATGACTGCGACCGTTTCACCGATGCCTCGACGGTGGTGATCGTATCCGCCGGCGACGCGCTCGACGAAGTGACGGCCACCCCGATCCGCATCGCCGCCAGTGCGGGATCGGTCGAGCGCTATAGCTGGGATCAGGCCGAATGGGCCGGCGCCTATCCGACCGGACGCGACCTGTGGCGCAACACCGATTACACGGTGAAGGATGTCGATACCGTCCAGCTGTACGACGGCTTCGCGTTCCAGCCGATCACCTGGCTCGAGGGGCTGGGCTTCTGCGAAGTCGGCGAGGGCGGCCGGTTCCTCGAAGGCGGCACCCGCATCGCCCGCGATGGCGAGCTGCCGATGAACACCGGCGGCGGGCAACTCGGCTGGGGCCGCCTGCACGGCTTCGGCTTTGCCTATGAAGCGGTGGTCCAGCTGCGCGGGCAGGGCGGCGCGCGGCAGATCGCGGGCGATCCGAAGGTCGCGGTGGCGACTTCAGGCGGCGGCCCGATGGCGGCGGCACTGCTGCTGGTGCGGGACTGA
- a CDS encoding OB-fold domain-containing protein — translation MAWQRSRPRLDRDNRAFWTGGEGGKLYIARCGDCETFIHPPREICRNCLSENVAPHAVAGTGVVDTYTVNHQPWARDMDVPFVIARVKLDDAPGVYLTTNIVNCPVDSVDIDDPVRVVFEEQDGIWFPLFEKTA, via the coding sequence TTGGCGTGGCAACGCTCGCGGCCCCGTCTCGACCGGGATAACCGCGCCTTCTGGACGGGGGGCGAGGGGGGGAAGCTGTACATCGCCCGCTGCGGCGACTGTGAAACCTTCATCCATCCCCCACGCGAGATCTGCCGCAACTGCCTGTCTGAAAATGTCGCACCCCATGCGGTGGCGGGAACGGGCGTGGTCGATACCTACACCGTCAACCACCAGCCCTGGGCGAGGGACATGGACGTGCCCTTCGTCATCGCGCGAGTGAAGCTCGACGACGCGCCGGGCGTGTATCTCACTACCAATATCGTCAATTGCCCGGTCGACTCGGTCGACATCGACGACCCCGTCCGCGTGGTGTTCGAGGAACAGGACGGCATCTGGTTTCCGCTATTCGAGAAGACCGCATGA
- a CDS encoding cytochrome P450 has product MVQAALSPAAPKPAHVADDLVYDFDVHADPGLLADPHARLLDLLKTAPPVFWTPRNGGGWIVLSHAANYEASRNTEVFSSEFMPPAQMKAMLAALPPGAPHIPTPVPITLDPPEHTKYRQPLQKVFSPKTIANLRESIRELAGALIDGVKADGGCEFMSAIAEPLPVQVFLKMLGLPLDRQAEYREIVSEHMKAIDGDRVGSMKRLQRIAAAMRDTLLERKANPQDDIISMLWALEIDGQPTTLADMENYGVLLFIAGLDTVMNGMGLAMRGLALDQELQAKLRAEPKLINEAAEEMLRRYTFTVPVRIIKQEAEIHGATMKPGDIVKLFLPAADLDAREFPQPDKYELGRENNVHIAFGVGPHRCLGSHLARVELQVLYEEMLARLPAFRLDPANPPIFHGGHVIGIERMHLLWDA; this is encoded by the coding sequence ATGGTTCAAGCCGCCCTGAGCCCCGCCGCGCCCAAACCGGCGCACGTGGCCGACGATTTGGTCTATGATTTCGATGTCCATGCCGACCCCGGGCTGCTGGCCGATCCGCACGCTCGCCTGCTCGATCTGCTCAAGACCGCGCCGCCGGTGTTCTGGACCCCGCGCAACGGCGGCGGCTGGATCGTACTGAGCCATGCCGCGAACTATGAAGCCTCGCGCAACACCGAGGTTTTCTCCAGCGAGTTCATGCCGCCGGCGCAGATGAAGGCGATGCTCGCCGCGCTGCCGCCGGGCGCGCCGCATATTCCGACGCCGGTGCCGATCACGCTCGATCCGCCCGAGCACACCAAATATCGCCAGCCGTTGCAGAAGGTGTTCTCGCCCAAGACCATCGCCAATCTGCGCGAGAGCATCCGCGAGCTTGCCGGCGCGCTGATCGATGGCGTGAAGGCCGATGGCGGGTGCGAGTTCATGAGCGCGATCGCCGAGCCGCTGCCGGTGCAGGTGTTCCTCAAGATGCTGGGCCTGCCGCTCGACCGGCAGGCCGAATATCGCGAGATCGTCAGCGAGCATATGAAGGCGATCGACGGCGACCGCGTGGGTTCGATGAAGCGGCTCCAGCGGATCGCCGCCGCGATGCGCGACACGCTGCTCGAGCGGAAGGCGAATCCGCAGGACGACATCATCTCGATGCTGTGGGCGCTCGAGATCGACGGCCAGCCGACCACGCTCGCCGACATGGAGAATTACGGCGTCCTGCTGTTCATCGCCGGGCTGGATACGGTGATGAACGGGATGGGCCTCGCGATGCGCGGCCTCGCGCTCGATCAGGAATTGCAGGCCAAGCTGCGCGCCGAACCCAAGCTGATCAACGAAGCGGCCGAGGAAATGCTGCGCCGCTACACCTTCACCGTGCCGGTGCGGATCATCAAGCAGGAAGCCGAGATCCACGGTGCGACGATGAAGCCTGGGGACATCGTGAAGCTGTTCCTGCCTGCCGCCGATCTCGACGCGCGCGAATTCCCGCAGCCCGACAAATATGAGCTGGGTCGCGAGAACAATGTGCATATCGCGTTCGGCGTCGGCCCGCATCGCTGCCTGGGCTCGCACCTCGCCCGCGTCGAGCTTCAGGTGCTGTACGAGGAAATGCTTGCACGCCTTCCCGCCTTCCGCCTCGATCCCGCCAATCCGCCGATCTTCCACGGCGGCCATGTGATCGGGATCGAGCGGATGCACCTGCTCTGGGACGCCTGA
- a CDS encoding ferredoxin codes for MKIRIERAACVGNARCAAVSAELYPLDDDGYIDTDGFDVATGDEKTAKNGARACPERIIFVIEDDGTQSWPPARG; via the coding sequence ATGAAGATCCGGATCGAACGGGCGGCCTGTGTCGGCAATGCCCGCTGCGCAGCGGTTTCGGCGGAGCTCTATCCGCTGGACGATGATGGGTACATCGACACCGACGGCTTCGATGTGGCCACAGGCGACGAGAAGACCGCGAAGAACGGCGCACGCGCCTGCCCCGAACGCATCATCTTCGTCATCGAGGATGACGGCACCCAAAGCTGGCCACCCGCGCGCGGCTGA
- a CDS encoding coniferyl-alcohol dehydrogenase: MSDILGYKGKRVIVTGCFSGMGEATAKLLLDLGAEVHGLDYKDSSLPLASFNNVDLRDPASIEAGVAAIDGEIHALFNCAGLPASLPPMDIMKVNFIGLRHLTEQVLPRMKPGAAIASIASTGGLGWSRRIPTNMELVTTKGFAAAVDWCEANLETVREGYSFSKENVIVWTQFMGAHLIKQGIRINCTLPSPTQTPMMETFVAASGKEVIDAAAEPMGRYSTPEEQASGLVLLNSALAGIVNGVVFPVDGGFMGGVATGQVDLSVMMRRSAPAQ, from the coding sequence ATGAGCGATATTCTGGGCTACAAGGGCAAGCGCGTCATCGTCACCGGATGCTTTTCCGGCATGGGCGAAGCGACTGCGAAGCTGCTGCTCGATCTGGGCGCCGAAGTGCATGGGCTGGATTACAAGGACAGCAGCCTGCCGCTGGCCTCGTTCAACAATGTCGACCTGCGCGATCCGGCGTCGATCGAGGCCGGGGTGGCGGCGATCGACGGCGAGATCCATGCGCTGTTCAACTGCGCGGGCCTGCCGGCAAGTCTGCCGCCGATGGACATCATGAAGGTCAACTTCATCGGTCTGCGCCATTTGACCGAGCAGGTGCTGCCGCGGATGAAGCCGGGTGCCGCCATCGCCAGCATTGCTTCGACCGGAGGACTCGGCTGGAGCCGCCGGATCCCGACCAACATGGAACTGGTCACGACCAAGGGGTTTGCGGCCGCGGTCGACTGGTGCGAAGCCAATCTGGAAACGGTGCGCGAAGGCTATTCCTTCTCCAAGGAGAATGTGATCGTGTGGACCCAGTTCATGGGTGCGCACCTGATCAAGCAGGGCATCCGCATCAACTGCACCCTGCCCTCGCCCACCCAGACGCCGATGATGGAAACCTTCGTCGCGGCATCGGGCAAGGAAGTGATCGACGCCGCGGCCGAGCCGATGGGCCGTTACTCGACGCCGGAGGAACAGGCGAGCGGATTGGTGCTGCTCAACAGCGCGCTGGCGGGGATCGTCAACGGTGTGGTGTTCCCGGTCGATGGCGGGTTCATGGGCGGCGTGGCGACGGGTCAGGTCGATCTGAGCGTGATGATGCGGCGCTCGGCTCCGGCGCAGTAA
- a CDS encoding acyl-CoA dehydrogenase — translation MNFELTEDQEMVRDTFARFLDEHSSMARVRAAMPSGFDADLWKGLAELGALLIRVPEDAGGLGLGLFDAALLMEDAGRTLVSGPLAEALVTARLIALFGGDLDRIVSGETVATLAFRDVAVEPVQWVAGGLVAEAVVARMGDEIILVSVPAEARVAEDNLASTPMAEIDLSAHPRVTLASGPEALALFAAGIEEWKLLIAAGLAGIGREALKLAAAYACERHQFGQPIGTFQGISHPLADLLCDIDGGRFLVWKAIRDLHDGEARAGAAVSIAAWWNADACARTVAQALHTFGGYGLTTEYDIFLFNLRAKAWPLVLGDPQRLIEEAGRRLYAGEAAALPDAGPCPIDFDLGDDARALAAEIDAFFAANVTPEMREKFHYSWEGYNPELNRKLAAQNLLYLGLPKDVGGRGLSAYAKIAAMDAFEHQGYNNPAANVAQMVALIIHRFGTDELKADVLPQIMSGEVICSLGYSEPGSGSDVFAAQCRATPDGNGWRIDGTKMFTSGANLASYVLMLCRTNPDVAKHKGLTMFIVPLKADGVTIQPVHTFQDERTNITFYDGVKIPDSWRLGEVDGGVRTMSASLELEHGGGFAKYQRKMLEAAETLCGEVRHHGKPLIEDASAQVRLARTTANVWASELLIYRATWVIAEKKPNLAYGPMAKMFSSEKFLSDARDLIDLTAPVSLSKRTGAAAEINMFYRHAQGSTIYGGTSEVHRSMIAERGLGLPRTRA, via the coding sequence ATGAATTTCGAGCTGACCGAAGATCAGGAGATGGTGCGCGACACGTTCGCGCGCTTCCTCGACGAGCACAGCAGCATGGCCCGGGTGCGCGCGGCGATGCCCTCGGGGTTCGACGCCGATCTGTGGAAGGGGCTGGCCGAGCTTGGCGCGCTGCTGATCCGTGTGCCGGAAGATGCGGGCGGGCTGGGCCTCGGGCTGTTCGATGCCGCGCTGCTGATGGAGGATGCCGGGCGGACGCTGGTTTCCGGACCGCTGGCCGAGGCGCTGGTGACGGCGCGGCTGATTGCGCTGTTTGGCGGCGATCTGGATCGGATCGTATCGGGCGAAACGGTCGCGACGCTGGCGTTCCGCGATGTCGCGGTCGAGCCGGTGCAATGGGTTGCGGGCGGGCTGGTCGCCGAAGCCGTGGTCGCGCGGATGGGCGACGAGATCATACTGGTCTCGGTCCCCGCCGAAGCGCGGGTGGCAGAGGATAATCTGGCTTCCACGCCGATGGCCGAGATCGACCTTTCGGCGCATCCGCGCGTGACCCTGGCTTCCGGACCGGAGGCGTTGGCGCTGTTCGCGGCGGGGATCGAGGAGTGGAAGCTGCTGATCGCGGCGGGCCTGGCCGGGATCGGGCGCGAAGCGCTGAAGCTGGCCGCTGCCTATGCCTGCGAGCGGCACCAGTTCGGCCAGCCGATCGGAACGTTTCAGGGCATCTCGCATCCTCTCGCCGACCTGTTGTGCGATATCGATGGCGGGCGGTTCCTGGTGTGGAAGGCGATCCGCGACCTGCACGATGGCGAAGCGCGCGCGGGCGCAGCGGTGTCGATCGCGGCGTGGTGGAATGCGGACGCCTGTGCGCGGACGGTGGCGCAGGCGCTGCACACTTTCGGCGGCTATGGCCTGACCACCGAATACGACATCTTCCTGTTCAACCTGCGCGCCAAGGCATGGCCGCTGGTGCTGGGCGATCCGCAGCGGCTGATCGAGGAAGCCGGGCGGCGACTCTATGCGGGCGAAGCCGCGGCGCTGCCCGATGCCGGCCCCTGCCCGATCGACTTCGATCTGGGCGACGACGCCCGCGCGCTTGCCGCCGAGATCGACGCCTTCTTCGCGGCGAACGTCACGCCGGAGATGCGCGAGAAATTCCATTACAGCTGGGAGGGCTACAATCCCGAGCTAAACCGCAAGCTGGCGGCGCAGAATCTGCTCTATCTCGGGCTACCGAAGGATGTCGGCGGGCGCGGGCTTTCGGCTTATGCGAAGATCGCCGCGATGGATGCGTTCGAGCATCAGGGATACAACAATCCCGCCGCCAACGTCGCCCAGATGGTCGCGCTGATCATCCATCGCTTCGGCACCGACGAGTTGAAAGCGGACGTGCTGCCGCAGATCATGTCTGGCGAAGTGATCTGCAGCCTCGGCTATTCCGAGCCCGGTTCGGGATCGGACGTGTTCGCCGCGCAGTGCCGCGCCACGCCAGACGGAAACGGCTGGCGGATCGACGGCACCAAGATGTTCACCAGCGGCGCGAACCTCGCCAGCTATGTGCTGATGCTGTGCCGCACCAACCCCGATGTGGCCAAGCACAAGGGGCTGACCATGTTCATCGTGCCGCTAAAGGCCGATGGCGTGACGATCCAGCCGGTCCACACCTTTCAGGACGAGCGGACCAACATCACTTTCTATGACGGGGTGAAGATCCCTGACAGCTGGCGGCTGGGCGAAGTCGATGGCGGGGTGCGCACGATGAGCGCCAGCCTTGAGCTGGAGCATGGCGGCGGCTTCGCCAAATATCAGCGCAAGATGCTGGAAGCGGCGGAGACGCTGTGCGGCGAAGTTCGCCATCACGGCAAGCCGTTGATCGAGGATGCGTCGGCGCAGGTGCGGCTGGCGCGGACCACGGCCAATGTCTGGGCGTCGGAACTGCTGATCTACCGAGCGACCTGGGTGATTGCCGAGAAGAAGCCGAACCTCGCTTATGGCCCGATGGCCAAGATGTTCTCGTCCGAGAAATTCCTGAGCGATGCGCGCGACCTGATCGATCTGACCGCGCCGGTATCGCTGTCCAAGCGGACGGGCGCGGCGGCGGAGATCAACATGTTCTATCGCCACGCGCAGGGATCGACCATCTATGGCGGGACAAGCGAAGTCCACCGGTCCATGATCGCCGAGCGCGGGCTGGGCCTGCCCCGCACGCGGGCCTGA
- a CDS encoding enoyl-CoA hydratase/isomerase family protein has product MSEEPHLLTEEQDGVLIATLNRPEKLNALSAETMALFEAALGRFRDTPELRVMLIRATGRFFCSGADLRSGAPGGPARTATAIRENHRRGLHGMQRIYDEMEHIEKPIVGAIHATCVGGGLEMMMSCDFRLAAKGASFSFPEGLFGVLPASNGVSRLTRICGPHWARWLIMANQKADADRALIMGLVHDVLPDEGFHDAAMEFCRHLTKQNAEQMGAAKIAIEMASEVGRDTGRHIERMANSALMLNPAYLEGIERYIQALGKK; this is encoded by the coding sequence ATGTCCGAAGAACCGCATCTGCTGACCGAGGAACAGGATGGCGTCCTGATCGCGACGCTCAACCGGCCGGAGAAGCTCAACGCGCTGTCGGCGGAGACGATGGCGCTGTTCGAGGCGGCGCTGGGCCGCTTCCGCGACACGCCGGAACTCAGGGTGATGCTGATCCGCGCAACCGGGCGCTTCTTCTGTTCGGGCGCAGACTTGCGCAGCGGCGCGCCCGGCGGCCCGGCAAGAACCGCCACCGCGATCCGCGAGAACCATCGCCGCGGGCTGCATGGGATGCAGCGCATCTATGACGAGATGGAGCATATCGAGAAGCCGATCGTCGGCGCGATCCATGCGACCTGCGTCGGCGGCGGGCTGGAAATGATGATGTCCTGCGACTTCCGGCTGGCAGCGAAGGGCGCGTCCTTCTCGTTCCCCGAGGGGCTGTTCGGCGTGCTGCCCGCCTCCAATGGCGTCAGCCGCCTGACGCGGATCTGCGGGCCGCACTGGGCGCGCTGGCTGATCATGGCCAACCAGAAGGCCGACGCCGATCGCGCGCTGATCATGGGGCTGGTCCACGACGTACTGCCCGATGAGGGCTTTCACGATGCGGCGATGGAATTCTGCCGGCATTTGACGAAGCAGAATGCCGAACAGATGGGCGCTGCGAAGATCGCGATCGAGATGGCCAGCGAAGTCGGCCGCGACACCGGGCGGCATATCGAGCGCATGGCGAACAGCGCGCTGATGCTGAACCCGGCATATCTGGAGGGGATCGAGCGGTATATTCAGGCGCTGGGGAAGAAGTGA